In Arsenophonus sp. aPb, one DNA window encodes the following:
- the cysZ gene encoding sulfate transporter CysZ — MINSIKSLKTANGFYYFAQGWQLVTRPGIRRFVILPLLANIILLGSAFWWLYSKLGDWIQTLLSYVPSWMQWLSYLIWPIAVISILLIFGYFFSTIANFIASPFNGWLAEKLEAELTGTPAPDTSFAVLIADIPRILAREVTKLCYYLIRVIPLLILFFIPGIAQTVAPILWFLFGAWMMAIQYCDYPFDNHKVKFDQMKLALGKNRTTSIQFGALVNLLTMIPIINLVIMPVAICGATAMWVDLYRPRHTSY; from the coding sequence ATGATTAATTCAATAAAATCACTAAAAACTGCGAACGGTTTCTATTATTTTGCTCAAGGATGGCAGCTAGTTACTCGCCCTGGTATAAGGCGTTTCGTTATTTTACCTCTATTAGCAAATATTATTTTACTTGGTAGTGCCTTTTGGTGGCTTTATAGTAAATTAGGCGACTGGATCCAAACGTTACTCTCGTATGTTCCCAGCTGGATGCAGTGGTTAAGTTATCTAATATGGCCTATTGCGGTGATCTCGATTTTGCTTATATTTGGCTACTTCTTTAGTACTATCGCCAATTTTATTGCTTCTCCTTTTAATGGCTGGTTAGCAGAAAAATTGGAAGCGGAATTAACGGGAACACCGGCACCTGATACCAGTTTTGCGGTACTTATTGCCGACATACCGCGAATCTTAGCGCGGGAAGTAACCAAATTATGCTACTACCTTATTCGCGTTATTCCGTTGCTTATCCTGTTTTTTATTCCTGGTATTGCGCAGACAGTCGCTCCAATTCTATGGTTTTTATTTGGTGCTTGGATGATGGCAATTCAATACTGTGATTATCCTTTTGATAATCATAAAGTAAAATTTGATCAAATGAAGTTGGCACTTGGCAAGAATCGAACAACCAGTATCCAGTTTGGTGCATTAGTCAATTTGTTGACCATGATCCCAATTATTAATTTGGTTATTATGCCTGTTGCAATCTGTGGTGCAACAGCAATGTGGGTTGATCTTTACCGTCCGCGACATACCAGCTATTAA
- the ptsH gene encoding phosphocarrier protein Hpr: MFQQEVTITAPNGLHTRPAAQFVKEAKSFSSEITLTYNGKSASAKSLFKLQTLGLTQGTVVTISAEGEDEQKAVEHLVKLMAELE, translated from the coding sequence ATGTTCCAACAAGAAGTCACCATCACAGCACCTAATGGTCTTCACACTCGCCCGGCGGCCCAATTTGTCAAAGAGGCAAAAAGCTTTTCTTCTGAAATTACGCTTACTTATAACGGCAAATCGGCAAGCGCAAAAAGTCTATTTAAACTGCAAACACTCGGCCTGACTCAGGGGACTGTTGTCACGATTTCTGCCGAAGGTGAAGATGAGCAGAAAGCGGTAGAACATCTGGTTAAGCTAATGGCTGAATTGGAGTAA
- the cysK gene encoding cysteine synthase A has product MSNIYEDNSLTIGHTPLVRLKHFGSGNLLAKIESRNPSFSVKCRIGANMIWDAEKKGLLTPKLSKLVTNKTLIEPTSGNTGIALAYVAAARGYKLTLTMPETMSLERRKLLKALGANLVLTEGAKSMKGAIEKAIEIVAGAPDQYLLLQQFNNPANPEIHQKTTGPEIWQDTDGQIAAVVAGVGTGGTITGIGRYLKKTVGGEAIKMIAVEPAASPVISQTLAGKEIKPGPHKIQGIGAGFIPDNLDLSLIDDVFAISDDEAIQTARLIMQKEGILAGISSGAAVAAAVKLAAKPEFQNKNIVVILPSSGERYLSTDLFSAAKPS; this is encoded by the coding sequence ATGAGTAACATCTATGAAGATAACTCGCTAACTATTGGTCATACTCCATTAGTTCGTTTGAAACACTTTGGTAGCGGAAATTTGTTAGCAAAAATCGAATCACGTAATCCGAGTTTTAGCGTAAAATGCCGTATTGGCGCAAATATGATTTGGGACGCAGAAAAAAAAGGTCTGTTAACCCCTAAATTATCCAAATTAGTAACCAATAAAACATTAATCGAGCCGACCAGTGGCAATACCGGGATTGCCCTGGCTTACGTAGCCGCTGCACGCGGGTATAAGCTTACCTTGACTATGCCTGAAACAATGAGCCTTGAGCGGCGTAAATTATTAAAAGCGCTTGGTGCTAATCTAGTCTTAACTGAAGGTGCTAAGAGCATGAAGGGCGCTATTGAAAAAGCAATCGAAATTGTTGCCGGTGCACCCGATCAATACCTTCTTTTGCAACAATTTAATAATCCGGCCAATCCTGAAATTCACCAAAAAACAACTGGACCTGAAATTTGGCAAGATACTGATGGTCAAATCGCTGCTGTCGTCGCGGGAGTTGGTACCGGTGGTACAATTACTGGCATTGGCCGTTATCTAAAAAAAACAGTAGGCGGTGAAGCCATTAAAATGATTGCTGTTGAGCCCGCCGCATCACCAGTAATAAGTCAGACATTAGCTGGTAAAGAAATAAAACCTGGTCCACATAAAATCCAAGGCATAGGCGCTGGTTTTATCCCTGATAATCTTGATCTTTCACTTATTGATGATGTATTTGCTATTAGCGATGACGAAGCGATACAAACCGCTCGCCTAATTATGCAGAAAGAAGGTATTTTAGCCGGTATATCATCCGGCGCAGCGGTTGCCGCAGCGGTAAAATTAGCCGCAAAACCAGAATTTCAAAATAAAAATATTGTGGTTATTTTACCTTCTTCCGGTGAACGTTATTTGAGTACCGATTTATTTTCTGCTGCCAAACCAAGCTAA
- the ligA gene encoding NAD-dependent DNA ligase LigA — protein sequence MKEQQNYLARLKQQLRHHEYLYHVLDTPEIPDAEYDRLMQELKKLEAEHPEWITADSPTQRVGAAPLTAFEQVRHEIPMLSLDNVFDEESYLAFDKRVHDRLKNNSQLTFCCELKLDGLAVSLLYEQGELVQAATRGDGTTGENITANIRTIRAIPLRLTGDNIPERIEIRGEVFMTHRGFEKLNEEARRNDGKIFANPRNAAAGSLRQLDPRITAKRPLAFFCYGFGLLAGGQLPASQYQCLMQFKKWGLPVSDKIALCQNSQQVLAYYHQIEHARLGLGFDIDGVVIKVDPLQLQEELGFVARAPRWATAFKFPAQEQITLLHDVEFQVGRTGAITPVARLEPVQVAGVTVSNATLHNADEIERLGVHIGDTVVIRRAGDVIPQIVNVLADRRPIDSREIRFPIHCPVCGSAIERIEGEAVIRCTGGLICAAQRKGALKHFVSRRAMDIEGMGDKIIDQLVDKEYVTTAADLYRLNLDILARLERMGLKSAQNLINALDKSKQTTLARFIYALGIREVGEATASNLAAHYTTLTSIMAADIESLKKVQDVGEIVAKHIVNFFHEQHNRDVVNQLVNEIGISWPAMPAKKTDSPFTGKTIVLTGTLNRLTRDELKDKLILLGAKVTGSVSKKTDLVIAGEAAGSKLAKANELGIKIINEDELIALLEEH from the coding sequence ATGAAAGAACAACAAAATTATCTTGCGCGGCTTAAACAGCAATTACGGCATCATGAATATCTTTATCATGTATTAGATACGCCTGAAATACCTGATGCAGAATATGATCGGTTGATGCAGGAATTGAAAAAATTAGAGGCTGAGCATCCAGAATGGATCACGGCTGATTCGCCAACACAACGAGTTGGTGCTGCGCCATTGACGGCTTTTGAGCAGGTACGCCATGAAATACCGATGCTGTCACTAGATAACGTTTTTGATGAAGAGAGTTATTTAGCTTTTGATAAACGAGTGCATGATCGTTTAAAAAATAATAGCCAGTTGACATTTTGTTGTGAGCTTAAATTAGATGGTTTAGCGGTTAGCTTGTTATATGAACAGGGTGAACTGGTACAAGCAGCTACGCGGGGTGATGGTACAACCGGCGAAAATATTACTGCTAATATTCGTACTATTCGAGCAATTCCGCTGCGTTTAACCGGCGATAATATTCCTGAGCGGATTGAAATTCGCGGTGAAGTTTTTATGACCCATCGGGGGTTTGAAAAACTGAATGAAGAAGCCCGGCGTAATGATGGTAAAATTTTTGCTAATCCACGTAATGCTGCGGCAGGCTCATTACGTCAGCTAGATCCCCGTATTACTGCCAAAAGACCATTAGCCTTTTTTTGTTATGGTTTTGGCCTTCTGGCGGGTGGTCAATTGCCTGCTAGCCAATATCAATGTCTAATGCAGTTTAAAAAATGGGGATTACCCGTTAGTGATAAGATAGCGCTTTGCCAAAATAGCCAACAAGTTTTAGCCTATTATCACCAAATTGAGCATGCACGTTTAGGCTTAGGTTTTGATATTGATGGTGTTGTTATTAAAGTGGATCCCTTGCAACTGCAAGAAGAGCTCGGTTTTGTTGCTCGCGCTCCACGTTGGGCGACGGCATTTAAATTTCCAGCTCAAGAACAGATCACTTTATTACATGATGTTGAATTTCAAGTGGGGCGTACCGGTGCTATTACGCCAGTTGCTCGATTAGAGCCTGTTCAGGTTGCAGGTGTTACTGTAAGTAATGCAACATTACATAATGCTGATGAGATAGAACGATTAGGCGTACACATTGGGGATACCGTTGTTATTCGCCGAGCGGGTGATGTGATCCCGCAAATTGTTAATGTACTCGCTGATCGTCGTCCTATTGATAGCCGAGAAATTCGGTTTCCTATTCACTGTCCGGTTTGTGGTTCAGCCATTGAGCGAATTGAAGGTGAGGCGGTGATCCGTTGTACTGGCGGTTTAATTTGTGCGGCACAACGTAAAGGCGCCTTAAAGCACTTTGTTTCACGCCGAGCAATGGATATTGAGGGAATGGGTGATAAGATTATTGATCAATTGGTTGATAAAGAGTATGTAACGACAGCGGCTGATCTTTACCGTCTAAATCTGGATATTTTAGCCAGATTAGAGCGTATGGGGCTAAAGTCGGCACAAAACTTAATTAATGCACTTGATAAATCCAAACAAACCACATTAGCCCGCTTTATTTATGCGTTGGGTATTCGGGAGGTTGGAGAAGCAACGGCAAGCAATTTGGCGGCACATTATACTACATTAACTTCTATTATGGCTGCAGATATAGAGTCGCTCAAAAAGGTGCAAGATGTTGGCGAGATAGTGGCGAAGCATATTGTTAATTTTTTTCATGAACAGCATAACCGGGATGTTGTTAATCAATTAGTGAACGAAATTGGTATTAGCTGGCCAGCAATGCCGGCTAAGAAAACGGATAGTCCATTCACTGGTAAAACGATAGTTTTAACCGGTACGCTAAATCGTTTAACGCGTGATGAGCTAAAAGATAAATTAATATTACTTGGCGCAAAAGTC
- the ptsI gene encoding phosphoenolpyruvate-protein phosphotransferase PtsI: MISGISVSPGIAFGKALILKEAPIVVNQKKISDEQIDSEINRFIAGREKAIEQLKTIKKTAEKNLGEEKAEIFEGHIMLLEDEELEQEILSFIKKEHKTADAAAQKVIEEQATALEELDDEYLKERAADVRDIGKRLLKNILGLPIVDLGSITEEVILVAADLTPSETAQLNLQKVLGFITDLGGRTSHTSIMARSLEIPAIVGTSNATKHIQQNDYIILDAINNHIYQNPSDSEIDKLKQIKEEYLREKSELAKLKDLPAITLDGHQVEVCANIGTVRDIEGAERNGAEGVGLYRTEFLFMDRNNLPSEEEQFQAYKAVAEAMDPQAIIIRTMDIGGDKDLPYMNLPKEENPFLGWRAIRISLDRKEILHAQLRAILRASAFGKLRIMFPMVISVEEIRTLKEELAILKKQLSEEKHAFDQSIEVGIMIETPAAAVIAHHLAKEVDFFSIGTNDLTQYTLAVDRGNDLISHLYNPMSPSVLKLIKQVIDASHLEGKWTGMCGELAGDERATLLLLGMGLDEFSMSAISIPSIKKIIRNANFKDAKTLAEQALNQPTAKELMDLVETFIKEKTLC; this comes from the coding sequence ATGATTTCAGGAATTTCAGTATCACCAGGTATCGCCTTCGGCAAGGCATTAATTCTTAAAGAAGCGCCAATTGTTGTCAATCAAAAGAAAATTTCTGATGAACAAATTGACAGTGAAATTAACCGCTTTATTGCTGGACGCGAAAAAGCAATAGAACAATTAAAAACGATAAAAAAAACCGCAGAAAAAAATCTTGGTGAAGAAAAAGCGGAAATATTTGAAGGTCATATAATGCTGCTTGAAGATGAAGAACTTGAGCAGGAAATTCTTTCTTTCATAAAAAAAGAGCATAAAACTGCAGATGCAGCAGCGCAAAAAGTGATTGAAGAACAGGCCACAGCATTAGAAGAATTAGATGACGAATACCTTAAAGAGCGTGCCGCTGACGTCAGAGATATTGGTAAACGCCTACTAAAAAATATTCTAGGATTGCCTATTGTTGATCTTGGTTCAATTACAGAAGAAGTTATTTTAGTTGCAGCAGATCTTACCCCCTCTGAAACAGCACAATTAAACTTGCAGAAAGTGCTTGGTTTTATTACCGATTTAGGCGGACGCACTTCCCATACTTCAATTATGGCCAGATCGCTGGAAATTCCGGCTATTGTTGGCACAAGCAATGCAACCAAGCACATCCAACAAAATGATTATATTATTTTAGATGCTATCAATAATCATATTTATCAAAATCCATCTGATAGTGAAATTGACAAGCTTAAACAAATTAAAGAAGAATATTTACGTGAAAAAAGCGAGCTCGCAAAATTAAAAGATTTGCCAGCAATAACTTTAGATGGTCATCAAGTTGAAGTTTGCGCAAATATTGGTACTGTACGTGATATAGAAGGCGCTGAGCGTAATGGCGCTGAAGGGGTAGGATTATATCGTACTGAATTTCTGTTTATGGATCGCAATAATTTACCTAGCGAAGAAGAACAATTTCAGGCTTATAAAGCGGTCGCAGAAGCCATGGATCCACAAGCTATTATTATTCGTACCATGGATATTGGTGGGGATAAAGATCTTCCCTATATGAACCTACCGAAAGAAGAGAATCCTTTTCTTGGCTGGCGAGCAATTCGTATTTCTCTTGATCGCAAAGAAATCCTTCATGCTCAATTACGTGCTATTTTAAGAGCCTCTGCCTTCGGTAAACTACGTATTATGTTTCCTATGGTTATTTCTGTGGAAGAAATTCGTACCTTGAAAGAAGAATTAGCAATACTTAAAAAGCAGTTAAGCGAGGAAAAGCACGCTTTCGATCAATCGATTGAAGTTGGAATAATGATTGAAACACCAGCGGCTGCAGTTATTGCTCATCATTTAGCAAAAGAAGTTGATTTTTTCAGTATCGGAACCAATGATCTAACACAATATACCTTAGCCGTTGATCGCGGAAATGATCTGATTTCTCATCTTTATAATCCAATGTCTCCTTCCGTGTTAAAACTTATTAAACAAGTTATTGATGCTTCTCATTTAGAAGGCAAGTGGACAGGTATGTGTGGTGAGCTTGCTGGTGATGAACGTGCTACACTATTATTACTTGGTATGGGATTAGATGAGTTTAGTATGAGTGCAATCTCAATCCCAAGTATTAAAAAAATTATTCGAAATGCAAATTTCAAAGATGCAAAAACATTAGCAGAACAAGCTCTTAATCAACCGACAGCGAAGGAATTGATGGATTTGGTTGAAACATTTATTAAAGAAAAAACACTTTGCTAA
- the cysM gene encoding cysteine synthase CysM, with the protein MTYLENFIGNTPLVKLKRLTKNRDAEIWVKLEGNNPAGSVKDRAALFMIQQAEKRGQITPGDTLIEATSGNTGIALAMIATIKGYKLKLLMPENMSIERQLVMRAYGAEIVLVSEAEGMEGARDLALRMQARYEGKVLDQFNNLDNPLAHFMTTGPEIWCQTAGQITHFVSSMGTTGTITGVSQYLKSKSNKIEIIGLQPAENSYIPGIRRWSRDYIPSIFKSEQVDRILDITQIEAELMMKNLAIDEGIFCGVSSGAAVAGALRVAKQNPGAVIVTIICDRGDRYLSTGLFN; encoded by the coding sequence GTGACTTATTTGGAAAATTTTATTGGTAATACGCCATTAGTTAAACTAAAAAGATTGACTAAAAATAGGGATGCTGAAATTTGGGTAAAACTAGAGGGTAATAATCCTGCCGGTTCTGTCAAAGATAGAGCTGCCCTATTTATGATCCAGCAAGCAGAAAAGCGCGGTCAAATTACACCTGGTGATACCTTAATTGAAGCAACTAGTGGTAATACTGGGATCGCATTGGCAATGATAGCCACCATAAAAGGATATAAACTAAAATTATTAATGCCGGAAAATATGAGTATTGAACGTCAGTTAGTGATGCGAGCTTATGGTGCTGAAATAGTTTTGGTTAGTGAAGCGGAAGGAATGGAAGGGGCACGTGATCTTGCATTACGGATGCAAGCTCGGTATGAAGGAAAGGTACTTGATCAATTTAATAATCTTGATAATCCGTTAGCCCATTTTATGACGACAGGCCCTGAAATCTGGTGCCAAACAGCGGGGCAGATCACGCATTTTGTCTCAAGCATGGGTACAACTGGGACAATTACCGGTGTTAGCCAATATTTAAAATCTAAATCAAATAAAATAGAAATTATTGGTTTGCAGCCAGCTGAAAATAGCTATATTCCAGGAATTCGGCGTTGGTCTCGAGATTATATTCCAAGTATTTTCAAATCTGAACAAGTTGATAGAATATTGGATATCACTCAGATAGAAGCAGAACTGATGATGAAAAACCTAGCAATAGATGAAGGCATCTTTTGTGGTGTTAGTTCAGGAGCCGCGGTGGCTGGTGCATTGCGTGTAGCTAAACAAAATCCTGGAGCGGTTATTGTGACTATTATTTGTGATAGAGGGGATCGCTATCTTTCCACCGGGTTATTTAATTGA
- a CDS encoding RpoE-regulated lipoprotein — MPQLFGNSRVNWFRVLFVTSLLSLTGCSSISWSNLYPMNWFASSVKISATGVGQINKMTPMKEQIIAAALDKRYYFRSGMQIEQGQLMSLFQGIKNDQEKIVIYGIEKGEVKRIEIMDEDIKTVWETQIGTPFSQIYQNAVQGSCYPDPNQTNMLTINCVSPQSTHVIYRFTGKWSGPKNLVPSNDVLVNWKVSGIIWSAQ; from the coding sequence ATGCCACAACTTTTTGGGAACAGCCGAGTAAATTGGTTTAGAGTGTTATTCGTAACAAGTCTATTATCATTAACAGGATGTAGCAGTATTTCATGGTCAAATTTATATCCAATGAATTGGTTTGCTAGTTCAGTTAAAATTTCTGCTACTGGTGTTGGTCAGATTAATAAAATGACCCCGATGAAAGAACAGATTATTGCCGCAGCGTTAGATAAGCGATACTATTTTCGTTCTGGAATGCAAATTGAACAGGGGCAGTTAATGTCTCTTTTTCAAGGCATAAAAAATGATCAAGAAAAGATAGTCATTTATGGTATTGAAAAGGGCGAAGTTAAACGAATTGAAATAATGGATGAAGATATTAAAACAGTGTGGGAGACACAAATAGGCACCCCATTTTCGCAAATCTACCAAAATGCAGTGCAAGGTAGTTGTTACCCTGATCCAAATCAAACCAATATGTTAACCATCAATTGTGTTTCTCCCCAATCTACCCATGTCATATATCGTTTTACTGGCAAATGGAGTGGTCCTAAAAATTTAGTGCCATCAAATGATGTTTTAGTCAATTGGAAAGTTAGTGGTATTATTTGGTCAGCACAATAA
- the zipA gene encoding cell division protein ZipA, which produces MIAPWWRLFSNNRDRAMQDLRLILVVVGAIAIIALLLHGFWTSRKERSKLFKDRPMKRRKQPTQDTAESVSSPSLGDKTVEAQQLASKLTRQEANEQFASQKSESSKVVKTPNDDPRLADTDVEIGSGAKQEKSVQTKQLELEISEPALNSMNSEEREGSFVANTVESNQHVVGEVEHPDGEKQHSKLVPEANKKDIVVVLHVAALQGQVLGGDLLLQSIFQSGFQFGEKQIFHRHVDPSGSGQILFSLANMVKPGSFEPEAMSDFTTPGVSIFMMVPSYGDSAQNFKLMLQAAQRIAADVGGVVLDEDRKMLTPQMIEVYHSRIRNALT; this is translated from the coding sequence ATGATAGCGCCATGGTGGCGATTATTTTCAAACAACAGAGATAGAGCGATGCAGGATTTGCGTCTAATATTAGTGGTCGTTGGTGCGATAGCTATAATAGCTTTACTGTTACATGGCTTTTGGACAAGTCGTAAAGAGCGTTCGAAGCTATTTAAAGATCGCCCTATGAAGCGCCGTAAGCAACCTACTCAGGATACTGCTGAGAGTGTAAGCTCGCCATCGCTTGGCGATAAAACAGTGGAGGCACAACAATTAGCATCTAAATTGACTCGTCAGGAGGCAAATGAACAATTTGCTTCCCAAAAATCTGAATCATCTAAGGTCGTTAAAACACCTAATGATGATCCACGTTTAGCTGATACTGATGTAGAAATTGGATCTGGTGCTAAGCAAGAAAAAAGTGTTCAAACTAAACAGCTTGAACTGGAAATTTCGGAGCCTGCGCTAAATTCAATGAATAGTGAAGAAAGAGAAGGATCTTTCGTAGCAAACACAGTAGAAAGCAACCAACATGTGGTTGGTGAAGTTGAACATCCTGATGGAGAAAAACAACACAGTAAATTAGTCCCTGAGGCTAATAAAAAAGATATTGTGGTTGTTTTACATGTTGCGGCACTGCAAGGTCAAGTTTTAGGTGGTGATCTGTTGTTACAAAGTATTTTTCAATCGGGTTTTCAGTTTGGTGAAAAACAGATATTTCATCGTCATGTTGATCCTTCTGGTTCTGGGCAGATTTTATTTAGCTTAGCCAATATGGTCAAACCCGGTTCTTTTGAGCCAGAGGCCATGTCTGATTTCACCACACCAGGTGTTTCTATATTTATGATGGTACCTTCATATGGTGATTCAGCACAAAACTTCAAGTTGATGTTGCAAGCAGCACAACGTATTGCGGCTGATGTTGGTGGTGTCGTGCTTGATGAAGATCGCAAAATGCTGACTCCCCAAATGATTGAGGTATATCATAGCCGAATTAGAAATGCATTAACTTAA
- the crr gene encoding PTS glucose transporter subunit IIA, whose amino-acid sequence MGLFDKLKSLVSDDKNSTGNIDIIAPISGEIVNIEDVPDVVFAEKIVGDGIAIKPTGNKIVAPVDGTIGKIFETNHAFSIESDNGIELFVHFGIDTVELKGEGFTRLAEEGQKVQKGDLVLELDLPLLEEKAKSTLTPVVISNMDEIKELIKLTGSVIVGETVIMQIKK is encoded by the coding sequence ATGGGTCTGTTTGACAAACTCAAATCACTGGTTTCAGATGATAAAAATAGCACTGGTAATATCGATATTATTGCCCCAATTTCAGGTGAAATTGTTAATATAGAAGATGTTCCAGATGTTGTTTTTGCCGAGAAAATTGTTGGTGATGGTATTGCTATCAAGCCTACTGGTAACAAAATTGTGGCTCCAGTTGATGGGACGATTGGTAAAATATTTGAAACCAACCATGCATTTTCTATTGAATCAGATAATGGTATTGAGTTATTTGTCCACTTTGGTATTGATACAGTTGAGTTAAAGGGCGAAGGATTCACTCGCCTAGCAGAGGAAGGGCAAAAAGTACAAAAAGGTGATTTAGTACTTGAACTTGATCTTCCTCTATTAGAAGAAAAAGCAAAATCGACATTAACACCTGTGGTTATTTCTAATATGGATGAAATAAAAGAGCTAATTAAACTAACTGGCTCTGTCATTGTAGGTGAAACCGTTATTATGCAGATCAAAAAATAA
- a CDS encoding GNAT family acetyltransferase → MEIRTFRQDDFEEIITLWELCQLIQTDRDPEADIERKMLSGADLFLVAEMAGEVVGTIMGGYDGYQGSAYYLAVHPEYRGRGIANALISRLEKKLIAKGCPQIMFLVPEENDATICMCEKMAYEELQQENILYTKRLIDDQAFE, encoded by the coding sequence ATGGAAATAAGAACCTTTCGGCAAGATGATTTTGAAGAAATCATCACACTATGGGAGCTTTGTCAGCTAATCCAAACAGATAGAGATCCTGAAGCGGATATTGAGCGTAAGATGTTATCGGGCGCAGATCTTTTTTTAGTCGCTGAAATGGCAGGTGAAGTTGTTGGTACTATCATGGGAGGATACGATGGTTATCAAGGCTCTGCATATTATTTAGCTGTTCACCCTGAATATCGTGGTAGAGGGATTGCCAATGCATTAATTAGTCGTTTAGAAAAAAAATTAATTGCTAAAGGTTGCCCACAAATTATGTTTTTAGTACCCGAAGAAAATGATGCTACCATCTGTATGTGTGAGAAAATGGCTTACGAAGAGTTGCAGCAGGAAAATATTTTATATACTAAACGATTAATTGATGATCAGGCATTTGAGTGA